One region of Natronolimnobius baerhuensis genomic DNA includes:
- a CDS encoding SDR family NAD(P)-dependent oxidoreductase, with protein MTDRVSQSVAVVTGGARGIGEATCHRLAEEGATVVVVDRDGDEAQTVADEITDATGQTALGLEADVGSESAVESMADAVDSAFGRVDILVNNAAIRVDPKPVTEADEDSWDRILAVNQKGVAFCSKHLLPLMDDGGAVVNIASVGAGLARPDWAQYDSTKGAIVAITKDMACDHASDGIRVNAVSPGWVVTDYHLPDDAEEAEAMLEEETTPNPDGPGILKRAAEPREIADAILFLASDEASFITGENLLVDGGATAVGTGLEWEENFGDAET; from the coding sequence ATGACGGATCGTGTCTCACAGTCGGTTGCGGTCGTCACGGGCGGCGCACGCGGCATCGGCGAAGCGACCTGTCACCGCCTCGCCGAGGAAGGCGCAACGGTTGTCGTCGTCGACCGAGACGGCGACGAAGCACAGACAGTAGCCGACGAGATTACCGACGCGACAGGCCAGACAGCACTGGGACTCGAGGCTGACGTCGGCTCCGAGTCGGCGGTCGAATCGATGGCCGACGCAGTTGACTCGGCGTTCGGCCGCGTTGACATCCTCGTGAACAACGCGGCCATCCGCGTCGATCCAAAACCGGTTACCGAGGCGGACGAGGACAGCTGGGACCGCATCCTCGCGGTGAACCAGAAAGGCGTCGCATTTTGCTCCAAGCATCTGCTCCCGCTCATGGACGACGGCGGCGCGGTCGTCAACATCGCCTCAGTCGGCGCGGGGCTCGCTCGGCCCGACTGGGCGCAGTACGACTCGACCAAGGGAGCCATCGTCGCGATAACAAAGGATATGGCCTGCGATCATGCGAGCGACGGTATCCGCGTCAACGCCGTCTCGCCGGGCTGGGTCGTCACTGACTATCACCTCCCTGACGACGCCGAGGAGGCCGAGGCCATGCTCGAGGAGGAGACAACCCCGAATCCGGACGGGCCGGGGATACTGAAACGCGCGGCCGAACCTCGAGAAATCGCCGATGCGATTCTCTTTCTGGCTTCCGACGAGGCGTCGTTCATTACCGGCGAGAACCTCCTTGTCGACGGCGGTGCGACGGCGGTTGGAACGGGCCTCGAGTGGGAGGAGAATTTTGGGGACGCTGAAACATAG